The following proteins come from a genomic window of Chaetodon auriga isolate fChaAug3 chromosome 16, fChaAug3.hap1, whole genome shotgun sequence:
- the LOC143333919 gene encoding uncharacterized protein LOC143333919, whose translation MAVSWLLVVMAAAVFASMVVLVVACLHCRNKGPLVHIRQANASEESTEFRVIHPSQPTIDRNSIHPSSNLLSPFSDPGTQRRHRSFTPTETESNPSYENPADGPGYINSESDAEDPGYIIVLPEGETNQSRASTPSSDVLHDYENVPEKKDAARASQSPTLQSADGEEDDREYLNVDPRHFQRSTPESSAPSDSDDDDDEGNYVNVHEGTQTD comes from the exons ATGGCCGTCAGCTGGCTCCTCGTGGTGATGGCGGCCGCCGTCTTCGCCTCCATGGTCGTCCTGGTCGTGGCGTGTCTGCACTGCAGGAACAAAGGGCCGCTGG TCCACATCCGACAGGCCAACGCGTCAGAGGA ATCCACTGAATTCAGAGTCATCCATCCAT CCCAGCCGACCATCGATCGGAACTCCATCCACCCTTCCTCCAACCTGCTGTCTCCTTT ctcagaTCCTGGAACTCAGCGGAGACATCGATCCTTCACCCCGACAGAGACGG AGAGTAACCCGAGCTACGAGAATCCAGCTGATG GACCTGGTTACATAAACAGTGAGAGTGATGCAGAGGACCCTGGATACAT AATCGTGCTGCCCGAAGGTgaaaccaatcagagcagagcctCGACACCCAGTTCAG ATGTTCTACACGATTACGAAAACGTCCCAGAGAAGAAAG ATGCAGCTCGAGCCAGCCAGAGTCCAACCCTGCAGTCAGCCGATGGAGAAGAAG acGACAGAGAGTACCTGAACGTGGACCCGCGGCACTTTCAAA GATCGACTCCAGAGTCATCGGCTCCGAGCGACAGcgacgacgacgatgacgagGGGAACTACGTCAACGTGCACGAGGGGACGCAGACGGACTGA
- the atxn2l gene encoding ataxin-2-like protein isoform X1: MLMTKKSRNTMKPPSQTQSPPLSSLMFEGVYNNARMLHFLTAVVGSTCDVRVKNGAAYEGIFKTLSSQCELAVDAVHKQSDGGGGGEEGGGGGGSQTSPPKMEDITDTMIFSPSDLVTMTCRDVDLSFAVRDTFTDTSFSSMRVNGEHREKVLQRWDGNGNGENFELESDTSNGWDANEMFRFNEEAYGVKSTYDSSLSMYTMPLEKGNSEVYRQREARAARLAGEIESSLQYRRRVSLENDEGRSEEEKFSSVVREREDRGSPGFTSCSREGKYIPLPQRARDIGLSGTVRTGGSGRTAAPTSSRHPPPSSSSPKPPPDRSSPLSIRTAYSPHQSQSSPPVAGSPPCTNHILPHSLSHPQALADTTRSSVNGVTSRTSPKSQRLQNSRTLRTPNSQSSPAVSRPPKPDAPPQDVPLVGPTFLDSSPSTVSTATTTKPSGPTPLFPVDVNEILSSAAKERTESLSSPQDGKTSKAPSVQQRSQLEELRKFGKEFRLQSSSSPSASPASADPPQHSSASPADSSSSPAPPKPLTSSAQDLPQTTEAAATPTAQTSAAPAGPQPSGPEGPRPGTPPAPGSEEACTESGDRSEAASAVQVKNSTLNPNAKEFLPIKGNTPLKPTPTPAPPRPTPPSPSVVLSAPGQPGGGGPVYSSPPGHYLSYVSPIHIQGHSIQAPQMYQYTMSAVNQGKYARAKGPVVGQRPEHHPSPASPMISAAASAAGPPLVASPYPQSYLQYGQVIQAVPPHYHGQAVYSMLQGGARMLTPGAPPQAMGPPGPQYPGQAEGQPGPQQAMYAQSFSHHSASIHHPQPSSTPTGNQPPPQHTAASPGHTQSSQAGPQPQSLFHSGGLSAPAPPNLPPGHSSPQASYAVQGYSLPGHQPLPHGFASIGQLAQTHLAGGMSAPHHSAGHGLPSVMLHYVPPQQGSSSSPQQGAPQHFYIGPHQAVPVQAHPGQQLSFHPSGN, encoded by the exons ATGCTCATGACTAAAAA gagcaggAACACAATGAAGCCTCCGTCTCAGACTCAGTCACCTCCTCTCAGCAGCTTG ATGTTTGAAGGCGTCTACAACAACGCCCGAATGCTTCACTTCCTCACAGCCGTGGTG GGCTCCACCTGTGATGTCAGAGTGAAAAATGGTGCCGCGTATGAGGGAATCTTCAAGACTTTAAGCTCTCAG TGCGAGCTGGCAGTGGATGCTGTTCATAAACAAAgcgacggaggaggaggaggagaggaaggtggaggaggtggaggaagccAGACCTCTCCGCCCAAGATGGAAGATATCACTGACACGATGATCTTCAGTCCCAGCGACCTGGTGACCATGACCTGCCGCGACGTGGACTTGAGCTTCGCTGTCAGAG ACACTTTCACCGACACGTCCTTCAGCTCGATGCGGGTGAACGGCGAACATCGGGAGAAAGTTCTGCAGCGGTGGGACGGAAATGGAAACGGAGAAAACTTCGAGCTGGAGTCAGACACA TCAAACGGCTGGGACGCCAACGAGATGTTCAGGTTTAACGAGGAGGCGTACGGTGTGAAGTCCACCTACGACTCCAGCCTCTCCATGTACAC catgcctttGGAGAAGGGGAACTCTGAGGTGTACCGGCAGCGGGAGGCGCGAGCGGCTCGGTTAGCTGGCGAGATCGAGAGCAGCCTGCAGTACCGCCGGCGCGTTTCTTTAGAGAACGATGAGGGcaggagcgaggaggagaagTTCAGCTCCGTGGTccgagagagggaggacaggggGAGCCCCGGGttcacctcctgcagcag GGAAGGTAAGTACATCCCCCTCCCTCAGCGGGCTCGAGACATCGGTCTGTCCGGCACCGTGAGGACCGGGGGCTCCGGCCGAACCGCCGCGCCGACCTCCTCCAGGCACCCGCCGCCCAGCTCGTCCTCCCCCAAACCGCCACCTGACAGGAGCAGCCCGCTGTCCATCAGAACTGCTTACTCTCCccaccaatcacagagcagcccGCCGGTAGCCGGCAGCCCTCCCTGCACCAATCACATTCTCCCGCACTCCCTGTCCCACCCCCAGGCGCTGGCAGACACGACGCGCTCGTCCGTTAATGGAG TTACATCCAGAACTTCCCCAAAGTCCCAGAGACTCCAGAACAGCAGAACCTTGAGAACCCCGAACTCCCAGTCCTCACCTGCAG TCTCTCGTCCTCCAAAACCAGACGCTCCTCCCCAGGACGTCCCCCTGGTTGGCCCCACCTTCTTGGACTCCTCCCCTTCCACCGTCTCCACGGCAACCACCACCAAACCCTCCGGCCCCACCCCACTCTTCCCCGTCGATG TGAATGAGATCCTGAgctcagcagctaaagagcGAACTGAGAGTCTGTCCAGCCCACAGGACGGAAAGACCAGCAAAG cCCCCTCAGTCCAGCAGAGGTCCCAACTGGAGGAGCTCCGCAAGTTTGGCAAAGAGTTCAGG cttcAGTCCAGCTCGTCTCCCTCAGCGAGTCCGGCCTCTGCAGACCCTCCTCAGCACAGCTCCGCCTCACCCGccgactcctcctcctccccggcGCCGCCCAAACCTCTCACCTCCTCCGCCCAAGACCTCCCACAGACCACAGAGGCAGCTGCGACCCCCACCGCTCAGACCTCCGCGGCTCCTGCCGGCCCCCAGCCCTCAGGGCCAGAGGGGCCGCGGCCCGGGACGCCCCCGGCCCCCGGCAGCGAGGAGGCCTGTACGGAGAGCGGTGATCGATCGGAGGCTGCGTCTGCAGT ACAAGTGAAAAACTCAACTTTGAACCCAAATGCAAAAGAATTTCTTCCCATAAAAGGAAACACACCCCTG AAGCCGACGCCGACCCCCGCCCCCCCTCGGCCGACCCCCCCCAGCCCCTCTGTGGTTCTGTCTGCACCAGGACAGCCCGGAGGAGGAGGACCCGTCTACAGCAGCCCACCTGGACACTACCTGTCCTACGTCTCCCCAATCCACATCCAAGGACACTCCATCCAG GCTCCTCAGATGTATCAGTACACCATGTCAGCAGTCAACCAGGGCAAATACGCCAGAGccaaag GCCCGGTGGTGGGACAGCGTCCGGAGCATCACCCCTCCCCAGCCTCCCCCATGATCTCcgctgcagcctcagcagcaggacCCCCGCTGGTGGCGTCGCCTTACCCCCAGTCCTACCTGCAGTACGGTCAGGTGATCCAGGCCGTGCCCCCACACTACCACGGACAG GCAGTGTACTCCATGCTGCAGGGGGGCGCGAGGATGCTGACGCCCGGGGCCCCTCCTCAGGCCATGGGTCCTCCTGGCCCCCAGTACCCCGGCCAGGCTGAGGGCCAGCCGGGGCCACAGCAGGCCATGTATG CTCAGTCGTTCTCTCACCACTCGGCCTCCATCCATCATCCTCAGCCCTCCAGCACCCCCACTGGGAATCAGCCCCCGCCccagcacacagcagccagtCCAGGACACACTCAG TCCAGTCAGGCCGGTCCTCAGCCTCAGTCCCTGTTCCACTCTGGAGGTCTGTCGGCCCCCGCTCCTCCTAACCTGCCGCCGGGCCACAGCTCCCCGCAGGCCTCCTACGCCGTGCAGGGATACAGCCTCCCCGGACACCAGCCGCTGCCCCACGGCTTCGCCTCCATCGGCCAGCTCGCACAG ACTCACCTCGCTGGAGGCATGTCGGCTCCTCACCACTCCGCAGGTCACGGGCTGCCGTCCGTCATGCTGCACTACGTCCCGCCTCAGCAgggcagcagctccagccccCAGCAGGGAGCGCCACAGCACTTCTACATCGGACCCCACCAAG CGGTTCCGGTTCAGGCTCACCCCGGCCAGCAGCTGTCCTTCCACCCATCTGGAAActga
- the atxn2l gene encoding ataxin-2-like protein isoform X2, protein MLMTKKSRNTMKPPSQTQSPPLSSLMFEGVYNNARMLHFLTAVVGSTCDVRVKNGAAYEGIFKTLSSQCELAVDAVHKQSDGGGGGEEGGGGGGSQTSPPKMEDITDTMIFSPSDLVTMTCRDVDLSFAVRDTFTDTSFSSMRVNGEHREKVLQRWDGNGNGENFELESDTSNGWDANEMFRFNEEAYGVKSTYDSSLSMYTMPLEKGNSEVYRQREARAARLAGEIESSLQYRRRVSLENDEGRSEEEKFSSVVREREDRGSPGFTSCSREGKYIPLPQRARDIGLSGTVRTGGSGRTAAPTSSRHPPPSSSSPKPPPDRSSPLSIRTAYSPHQSQSSPPVAGSPPCTNHILPHSLSHPQALADTTRSSVNGVTSRTSPKSQRLQNSRTLRTPNSQSSPAVSRPPKPDAPPQDVPLVGPTFLDSSPSTVSTATTTKPSGPTPLFPVDVNEILSSAAKERTESLSSPQDGKTSKAPSVQQRSQLEELRKFGKEFRLQSSSSPSASPASADPPQHSSASPADSSSSPAPPKPLTSSAQDLPQTTEAAATPTAQTSAAPAGPQPSGPEGPRPGTPPAPGSEEACTESGDRSEAASAVQVKNSTLNPNAKEFLPIKGNTPLKPTPTPAPPRPTPPSPSVVLSAPGQPGGGGPVYSSPPGHYLSYVSPIHIQGHSIQAPQMYQYTMSAVNQGKYARAKGPVVGQRPEHHPSPASPMISAAASAAGPPLVASPYPQSYLQYGQAVYSMLQGGARMLTPGAPPQAMGPPGPQYPGQAEGQPGPQQAMYAQSFSHHSASIHHPQPSSTPTGNQPPPQHTAASPGHTQSSQAGPQPQSLFHSGGLSAPAPPNLPPGHSSPQASYAVQGYSLPGHQPLPHGFASIGQLAQTHLAGGMSAPHHSAGHGLPSVMLHYVPPQQGSSSSPQQGAPQHFYIGPHQAVPVQAHPGQQLSFHPSGN, encoded by the exons ATGCTCATGACTAAAAA gagcaggAACACAATGAAGCCTCCGTCTCAGACTCAGTCACCTCCTCTCAGCAGCTTG ATGTTTGAAGGCGTCTACAACAACGCCCGAATGCTTCACTTCCTCACAGCCGTGGTG GGCTCCACCTGTGATGTCAGAGTGAAAAATGGTGCCGCGTATGAGGGAATCTTCAAGACTTTAAGCTCTCAG TGCGAGCTGGCAGTGGATGCTGTTCATAAACAAAgcgacggaggaggaggaggagaggaaggtggaggaggtggaggaagccAGACCTCTCCGCCCAAGATGGAAGATATCACTGACACGATGATCTTCAGTCCCAGCGACCTGGTGACCATGACCTGCCGCGACGTGGACTTGAGCTTCGCTGTCAGAG ACACTTTCACCGACACGTCCTTCAGCTCGATGCGGGTGAACGGCGAACATCGGGAGAAAGTTCTGCAGCGGTGGGACGGAAATGGAAACGGAGAAAACTTCGAGCTGGAGTCAGACACA TCAAACGGCTGGGACGCCAACGAGATGTTCAGGTTTAACGAGGAGGCGTACGGTGTGAAGTCCACCTACGACTCCAGCCTCTCCATGTACAC catgcctttGGAGAAGGGGAACTCTGAGGTGTACCGGCAGCGGGAGGCGCGAGCGGCTCGGTTAGCTGGCGAGATCGAGAGCAGCCTGCAGTACCGCCGGCGCGTTTCTTTAGAGAACGATGAGGGcaggagcgaggaggagaagTTCAGCTCCGTGGTccgagagagggaggacaggggGAGCCCCGGGttcacctcctgcagcag GGAAGGTAAGTACATCCCCCTCCCTCAGCGGGCTCGAGACATCGGTCTGTCCGGCACCGTGAGGACCGGGGGCTCCGGCCGAACCGCCGCGCCGACCTCCTCCAGGCACCCGCCGCCCAGCTCGTCCTCCCCCAAACCGCCACCTGACAGGAGCAGCCCGCTGTCCATCAGAACTGCTTACTCTCCccaccaatcacagagcagcccGCCGGTAGCCGGCAGCCCTCCCTGCACCAATCACATTCTCCCGCACTCCCTGTCCCACCCCCAGGCGCTGGCAGACACGACGCGCTCGTCCGTTAATGGAG TTACATCCAGAACTTCCCCAAAGTCCCAGAGACTCCAGAACAGCAGAACCTTGAGAACCCCGAACTCCCAGTCCTCACCTGCAG TCTCTCGTCCTCCAAAACCAGACGCTCCTCCCCAGGACGTCCCCCTGGTTGGCCCCACCTTCTTGGACTCCTCCCCTTCCACCGTCTCCACGGCAACCACCACCAAACCCTCCGGCCCCACCCCACTCTTCCCCGTCGATG TGAATGAGATCCTGAgctcagcagctaaagagcGAACTGAGAGTCTGTCCAGCCCACAGGACGGAAAGACCAGCAAAG cCCCCTCAGTCCAGCAGAGGTCCCAACTGGAGGAGCTCCGCAAGTTTGGCAAAGAGTTCAGG cttcAGTCCAGCTCGTCTCCCTCAGCGAGTCCGGCCTCTGCAGACCCTCCTCAGCACAGCTCCGCCTCACCCGccgactcctcctcctccccggcGCCGCCCAAACCTCTCACCTCCTCCGCCCAAGACCTCCCACAGACCACAGAGGCAGCTGCGACCCCCACCGCTCAGACCTCCGCGGCTCCTGCCGGCCCCCAGCCCTCAGGGCCAGAGGGGCCGCGGCCCGGGACGCCCCCGGCCCCCGGCAGCGAGGAGGCCTGTACGGAGAGCGGTGATCGATCGGAGGCTGCGTCTGCAGT ACAAGTGAAAAACTCAACTTTGAACCCAAATGCAAAAGAATTTCTTCCCATAAAAGGAAACACACCCCTG AAGCCGACGCCGACCCCCGCCCCCCCTCGGCCGACCCCCCCCAGCCCCTCTGTGGTTCTGTCTGCACCAGGACAGCCCGGAGGAGGAGGACCCGTCTACAGCAGCCCACCTGGACACTACCTGTCCTACGTCTCCCCAATCCACATCCAAGGACACTCCATCCAG GCTCCTCAGATGTATCAGTACACCATGTCAGCAGTCAACCAGGGCAAATACGCCAGAGccaaag GCCCGGTGGTGGGACAGCGTCCGGAGCATCACCCCTCCCCAGCCTCCCCCATGATCTCcgctgcagcctcagcagcaggacCCCCGCTGGTGGCGTCGCCTTACCCCCAGTCCTACCTGCAGTACGGTCAG GCAGTGTACTCCATGCTGCAGGGGGGCGCGAGGATGCTGACGCCCGGGGCCCCTCCTCAGGCCATGGGTCCTCCTGGCCCCCAGTACCCCGGCCAGGCTGAGGGCCAGCCGGGGCCACAGCAGGCCATGTATG CTCAGTCGTTCTCTCACCACTCGGCCTCCATCCATCATCCTCAGCCCTCCAGCACCCCCACTGGGAATCAGCCCCCGCCccagcacacagcagccagtCCAGGACACACTCAG TCCAGTCAGGCCGGTCCTCAGCCTCAGTCCCTGTTCCACTCTGGAGGTCTGTCGGCCCCCGCTCCTCCTAACCTGCCGCCGGGCCACAGCTCCCCGCAGGCCTCCTACGCCGTGCAGGGATACAGCCTCCCCGGACACCAGCCGCTGCCCCACGGCTTCGCCTCCATCGGCCAGCTCGCACAG ACTCACCTCGCTGGAGGCATGTCGGCTCCTCACCACTCCGCAGGTCACGGGCTGCCGTCCGTCATGCTGCACTACGTCCCGCCTCAGCAgggcagcagctccagccccCAGCAGGGAGCGCCACAGCACTTCTACATCGGACCCCACCAAG CGGTTCCGGTTCAGGCTCACCCCGGCCAGCAGCTGTCCTTCCACCCATCTGGAAActga